In Halovivax gelatinilyticus, the following are encoded in one genomic region:
- a CDS encoding YbaK/EbsC family protein produces MHERAKEFTECAAARYDIEPDVVEFEEGTKTAADAASAIGCETAQIASSLVFTVDNELVVSVTSGANRVDETVLAESFGADSAAVEMADPDRIRETLGWVIGGVPPICHETSVPMVMDRTLLSFDEVWAAAGTPTSVFPIDPETLHALTGSSLVTFDR; encoded by the coding sequence ATGCACGAGCGTGCGAAAGAGTTCACGGAATGCGCGGCCGCTCGGTACGACATCGAGCCGGACGTCGTGGAGTTCGAGGAGGGAACGAAAACCGCGGCCGACGCCGCGTCCGCGATCGGCTGTGAGACGGCCCAGATCGCGAGTTCGCTGGTGTTCACCGTCGACAACGAGCTCGTCGTTTCGGTGACCAGCGGTGCCAATCGCGTCGATGAAACCGTGCTCGCTGAATCCTTCGGCGCTGATTCGGCAGCCGTCGAAATGGCCGATCCGGATCGGATTCGGGAGACGCTCGGCTGGGTCATCGGGGGCGTCCCGCCGATCTGTCACGAGACGTCCGTCCCGATGGTCATGGATCGGACGCTCCTCTCGTTCGACGAGGTCTGGGCGGCGGCCGGAACGCCCACGTCCGTCTTTCCGATCGATCCCGAGACATTACATGCGTTGACGGGTTCGTCGCTGGTTACGTTCGATCGGTAA